In Mycobacterium tuberculosis H37Rv, a single window of DNA contains:
- the canA gene encoding beta-carbonic anhydrase (CanA, Beta-carbonic anhydrase), protein MTVTDDYLANNVDYASGFKGPLPMPPSKHIAIVACMDARLDVYRMLGIKEGEAHVIRNAGCVVTDDVIRSLAISQRLLGTREIILLHHTDCGMLTFTDDDFKRAIQDETGIRPTWSPESYPDAVEDVRQSLRRIEVNPFVTKHTSLRGFVFDVATGKLNEVTP, encoded by the coding sequence GTGACGGTTACCGACGACTACCTGGCCAACAACGTGGACTACGCGAGCGGTTTCAAGGGCCCGCTACCGATGCCGCCGAGCAAACACATCGCAATCGTGGCGTGCATGGACGCCCGGCTGGACGTCTACCGCATGCTGGGCATCAAGGAGGGCGAGGCACACGTCATCCGCAACGCCGGATGCGTGGTCACCGACGATGTGATCCGTTCACTGGCCATCAGCCAGCGGCTGCTGGGAACCCGCGAAATCATCCTGCTGCACCACACCGACTGTGGGATGCTGACTTTCACCGACGACGACTTCAAGCGCGCCATCCAGGACGAGACCGGCATCAGACCCACGTGGTCGCCCGAGTCGTACCCCGACGCCGTCGAGGACGTCCGTCAGTCGCTGCGCCGCATCGAGGTCAACCCGTTCGTCACCAAGCACACGTCGCTGCGCGGCTTCGTCTTCGATGTCGCCACCGGCAAACTCAACGAGGTCACGCCCTAG
- the lysA gene encoding diaminopimelate decarboxylase (DAP decarboxylase): MNELLHLAPNVWPRNTTRDEVGVVCIAGIPLTQLAQEYGTPLFVIDEDDFRSRCRETAAAFGSGANVHYAAKAFLCSEVARWISEEGLCLDVCTGGELAVALHASFPPERITLHGNNKSVSELTAAVKAGVGHIVVDSMTEIERLDAIAGEAGIVQDVLVRLTVGVEAHTHEFISTAHEDQKFGLSVASGAAMAAVRRVFATDHLRLVGLHSHIGSQIFDVDGFELAAHRVIGLLRDVVGEFGPEKTAQIATVDLGGGLGISYLPSDDPPPIAELAAKLGTIVSDESTAVGLPTPKLVVEPGRAIAGPGTITLYEVGTVKDVDVSATAHRRYVSVDGGMSDNIRTALYGAQYDVRLVSRVSDAPPVPARLVGKHCESGDIIVRDTWVPDDIRPGDLVAVAATGAYCYSLSSRYNMVGRPAVVAVHAGNARLVLRRETVDDLLSLEVR; the protein is encoded by the coding sequence GTGAACGAGCTGCTGCACTTAGCGCCGAATGTGTGGCCGCGCAATACTACTCGCGATGAAGTCGGTGTGGTCTGCATCGCAGGAATTCCACTGACGCAGCTCGCCCAGGAGTACGGGACCCCGCTGTTCGTCATCGACGAGGACGACTTTCGCTCGCGCTGCCGAGAAACCGCCGCGGCCTTTGGAAGTGGGGCGAACGTGCACTATGCCGCCAAGGCGTTCCTGTGCAGCGAAGTAGCCCGGTGGATCAGCGAAGAAGGGCTCTGTCTGGACGTTTGCACCGGTGGGGAGTTGGCGGTCGCGCTGCACGCTAGCTTTCCGCCCGAGCGAATTACCTTGCACGGCAACAACAAATCGGTCTCAGAGTTGACCGCTGCGGTCAAAGCCGGAGTCGGCCATATTGTCGTCGATTCGATGACCGAGATCGAGCGCCTCGACGCCATCGCGGGCGAGGCCGGAATCGTCCAGGATGTCCTGGTGCGTCTCACCGTCGGTGTCGAGGCGCACACCCACGAGTTCATCTCCACCGCGCACGAGGACCAGAAATTCGGGTTATCGGTGGCCAGCGGCGCGGCCATGGCAGCGGTGCGGCGCGTTTTCGCCACTGATCACCTGCGCCTGGTTGGGCTACACAGCCACATCGGTTCGCAGATCTTCGACGTGGACGGCTTCGAACTCGCCGCGCACCGTGTCATCGGCCTGCTACGCGACGTCGTCGGCGAGTTCGGTCCCGAAAAGACGGCACAGATCGCGACCGTCGATCTCGGTGGCGGCTTGGGCATCTCGTATTTGCCGTCCGACGACCCACCGCCGATAGCCGAGCTCGCGGCCAAGCTGGGTACCATCGTGAGCGACGAGTCAACGGCCGTGGGGCTGCCGACGCCCAAGCTCGTTGTGGAGCCCGGACGCGCCATCGCCGGACCGGGCACCATCACGTTGTATGAGGTCGGCACCGTTAAGGACGTCGATGTCAGCGCCACAGCGCATCGACGTTACGTCAGTGTCGACGGCGGCATGAGCGACAACATCCGCACCGCGCTCTACGGCGCGCAGTATGACGTCCGGCTGGTGTCTCGAGTCAGCGACGCCCCGCCGGTACCGGCCCGTCTGGTCGGAAAGCACTGCGAAAGTGGCGATATCATCGTGCGGGACACCTGGGTGCCCGACGATATTCGGCCCGGCGATCTGGTTGCGGTTGCCGCCACCGGCGCTTACTGCTATTCGCTGTCGAGTCGTTACAACATGGTCGGCCGTCCCGCTGTGGTAGCGGTGCACGCGGGCAACGCTCGCCTGGTCCTGCGTCGGGAGACGGTCGACGATTTGCTGAGTTTGGAAGTGAGGTGA
- the argS gene encoding arginine--tRNA ligase (arginyl-tRNA synthetase ArgS (ARGRS)) — protein sequence MTPADLAELLKATAAAVLAERGLDASALPQMVTVERPRIPEHGDYASNLAMQLAKKVGTNPRELAGWLAEALTKVDGIASAEVAGPGFINMRLETAAQAKVVTSVIDAGHSYGHSLLLAGRKVNLEFVSANPTGPIHIGGTRWAAVGDALGRLLTTQGADVVREYYFNDHGAQIDRFANSLIAAAKGEPTPQDGYAGSYITNIAEQVLQKAPDALSLPDAELRETFRAIGVDLMFDHIKQSLHEFGTDFDVYTHEDSMHTGGRVENAIARLRETGNIYEKDGATWLRTSAFGDDKDRVVIKSDGKPAYIAGDLAYYLDKRQRGFDLCIYMLGADHHGYIARLKAAAAAFGDDPATVEVLIGQMVNLVRDGQPVRMSKRAGTVLTLDDLVEAIGVDAARYSLIRSSVDTAIDIDLALWSSASNENPVYYVQYAHARLSALARNAAELALIPDTNHLELLNHDKEGTLLRTLGEFPRVLETAASLREPHRVCRYLEDLAGDYHRFYDSCRVLPQGDEQPTDLHTARLALCQATRQVIANGLAIIGVTAPERM from the coding sequence GTGACCCCCGCTGACCTGGCTGAGCTGCTCAAAGCGACCGCGGCCGCGGTGCTGGCCGAGCGCGGCCTCGATGCCTCCGCGTTGCCGCAGATGGTCACGGTGGAACGCCCGCGCATTCCCGAGCACGGCGACTATGCCAGTAACCTGGCGATGCAGCTCGCCAAGAAAGTCGGCACCAACCCGCGTGAGCTGGCCGGATGGCTTGCCGAGGCACTGACAAAGGTCGACGGTATCGCCTCGGCGGAGGTGGCCGGGCCGGGCTTTATCAACATGCGGCTGGAAACCGCCGCCCAGGCTAAAGTCGTTACCAGCGTTATCGACGCCGGCCACAGCTACGGTCACTCGCTGCTGCTGGCCGGGCGCAAGGTCAACCTGGAATTCGTCTCCGCCAACCCCACCGGACCGATCCACATCGGCGGTACCCGTTGGGCCGCGGTCGGTGACGCGCTGGGCCGTTTGCTCACCACCCAGGGCGCCGACGTGGTCCGCGAATACTATTTCAACGACCACGGCGCCCAGATCGACCGATTCGCCAACTCCCTGATCGCCGCGGCCAAGGGCGAACCCACGCCCCAAGACGGCTACGCGGGCAGCTACATCACCAACATCGCCGAGCAGGTGCTGCAGAAGGCGCCTGACGCGCTGAGTCTGCCAGACGCAGAGTTGCGCGAGACCTTCCGCGCAATCGGCGTCGACTTGATGTTCGACCACATCAAACAGTCTCTGCACGAGTTCGGTACCGACTTCGACGTCTACACCCACGAAGACTCGATGCACACCGGCGGCCGGGTCGAGAACGCCATCGCCCGACTCCGCGAAACCGGCAACATCTACGAGAAGGACGGCGCAACCTGGTTGCGCACCAGCGCATTTGGTGACGACAAGGACCGCGTCGTGATCAAGAGCGACGGCAAACCGGCATATATCGCCGGTGATCTCGCCTACTACTTGGACAAACGCCAACGCGGTTTTGACTTGTGCATCTACATGCTCGGCGCCGACCATCACGGCTACATCGCCCGGCTAAAGGCCGCGGCCGCCGCCTTCGGTGACGACCCGGCCACCGTCGAGGTGCTCATTGGGCAGATGGTGAACCTGGTCCGCGACGGCCAACCGGTCCGGATGAGCAAACGTGCAGGCACCGTGCTCACCCTCGACGACCTGGTCGAGGCGATCGGCGTGGACGCCGCACGTTACAGCCTGATCCGCTCCTCGGTGGACACCGCGATCGACATCGACCTGGCGCTATGGTCCTCGGCGTCGAACGAAAACCCGGTCTATTACGTGCAATACGCGCATGCCCGGCTCTCAGCGCTGGCTCGCAACGCCGCCGAACTCGCCCTGATCCCGGATACAAACCACCTCGAACTGCTTAACCACGACAAGGAGGGCACGCTGCTGCGCACCCTCGGCGAATTCCCGAGGGTGCTCGAGACCGCGGCCTCCCTGCGGGAACCGCACCGGGTCTGCCGCTACCTGGAAGACCTGGCCGGCGACTATCACCGGTTCTACGACTCGTGCCGAGTGTTGCCGCAAGGCGACGAGCAGCCCACCGACCTGCACACCGCGCGCCTAGCGTTGTGCCAGGCCACCCGTCAGGTCATCGCCAACGGGCTGGCGATCATCGGCGTCACCGCACCGGAGCGAATGTGA
- the cysD gene encoding sulfate adenylyltransferase subunit 2 (Belongs to the PAPS reductase family. CYSD subfamily.), which yields MAITINMVNPTGFIRYEDVEQEAMTSDVTVGPAPGQYQLSHLRLLEAEAIHVIREVAAEFERPVLLFSGGKDSIVMLHLALKAFRPGRLPFPVMHVDTGHNFDEVIATRDELVAAAGVRLVVASVQDDIDAGRVVETIPSRNPIQTVTLLRAIRENQFDAAFGGARRDEEKARAKERVFSFRDEFGQWDPKAQRPELWNLYNGRHHKGEHIRVFPLSNWTEFDIWSYIGAEQVRLPSIYFAHRRKVFQRDGMLLAVHRHMQPRADEPVFEATVRFRTVGDVTCTGCVESSASTVAEVIAETAVARLTERGATRADDRISEAGMEDRKRQGYF from the coding sequence ATGGCAATAACCATAAATATGGTCAATCCTACCGGATTTATCAGGTATGAGGACGTGGAACAGGAAGCCATGACCAGCGATGTGACGGTGGGCCCCGCACCCGGCCAGTACCAACTGAGCCATCTGCGCTTGCTGGAGGCCGAAGCCATCCACGTCATCCGGGAGGTGGCCGCCGAGTTCGAGCGGCCAGTGCTGTTGTTCTCGGGGGGCAAGGACTCCATCGTCATGCTGCACCTGGCGCTGAAGGCGTTTCGGCCCGGGCGACTGCCGTTCCCGGTCATGCACGTCGACACCGGTCACAACTTCGACGAAGTTATCGCTACCCGAGACGAGTTGGTCGCCGCGGCCGGGGTGCGGCTGGTGGTGGCGTCGGTGCAGGACGATATCGATGCCGGTCGGGTCGTCGAGACCATCCCGTCGCGAAATCCGATACAGACCGTGACGCTGCTGCGGGCCATCCGGGAGAACCAATTCGACGCGGCATTCGGGGGAGCCCGGCGCGACGAGGAGAAGGCCCGCGCCAAGGAGCGGGTGTTCAGCTTCCGCGACGAGTTCGGCCAGTGGGACCCGAAGGCTCAGCGGCCGGAACTGTGGAACCTCTACAACGGACGGCACCACAAGGGCGAGCACATCCGGGTCTTCCCGCTGTCCAACTGGACCGAATTCGACATCTGGTCCTACATCGGCGCCGAGCAGGTCAGGCTGCCGTCCATCTATTTCGCCCACCGGCGCAAGGTGTTTCAGCGCGACGGCATGTTGCTGGCCGTGCACCGGCACATGCAACCGCGAGCCGACGAGCCGGTGTTCGAGGCCACGGTGCGATTCCGCACCGTCGGGGATGTTACCTGCACCGGGTGCGTCGAGTCGTCGGCATCGACGGTCGCGGAAGTCATCGCCGAAACTGCGGTGGCCCGCTTGACGGAGCGCGGGGCGACCAGGGCTGACGACCGGATCTCGGAGGCTGGAATGGAAGACCGCAAGCGGCAGGGATACTTCTGA
- a CDS encoding adenylyl-sulfate kinase: MTTLLRLATAGSVDDGKSTLIGRLLYDSKAVMEDQWASVEQTSKDRGHDYTDLALVTDGLRAEREQGITIDVAYRYFATPKRKFIIADTPGHIQYTRNMVTGASTAQLVIVLVDARHGLLEQSRRHAFLASLLGIRHLVLAVNKMDLLGWDQEKFDAIRDEFHAFAARLDVQDVTSIPISALHGDNVVTKSDQTPWYEGPSLLSHLEDVYIAGDRNMVDVRFPVQYVIRPHTLEHQDHRSYAGTVASGVMRSGDEVVVLPIGKTTRITAIDGPNGPVAEAFPPMAVSVRLADDIDISRGDMIARTHNQPRITQEFDATVCWMADNAVLEPGRDYVVKHTTRTVRARIAGLDYRLDVNTLHRDKTATALKLNELGRVSLRTQVPLLLDEYTRNASTGSFILIDPDTNGTVAAGMVLRDVSARTPSPNTVRHRSLVTAQDRPPRGKTVWFTGLSGSGKSSVAMLVERKLLEKGISAYVLDGDNLRHGLNADLGFSMADRAENLRRLSHVATLLADCGHLVLVPAISPLAEHRALARKVHADAGIDFFEVFCDTPLQDCERRDPKGLYAKARAGEITHFTGIDSPYQRPKNPDLRLTPDRSIDEQAQEVIDLLESSS, encoded by the coding sequence ATGACGACGCTATTGCGGCTGGCGACAGCGGGTTCCGTCGACGATGGCAAGTCCACGCTGATTGGGCGGCTACTCTACGACTCCAAGGCTGTGATGGAAGACCAGTGGGCGTCGGTGGAGCAAACGTCCAAGGACCGGGGCCACGACTACACCGACCTGGCTCTGGTCACCGACGGCCTGCGGGCCGAGCGGGAACAGGGCATCACCATCGACGTTGCCTACCGCTACTTCGCCACTCCCAAGCGGAAATTCATCATTGCCGACACCCCGGGACACATCCAATACACCCGCAACATGGTGACCGGTGCGTCCACCGCCCAACTGGTGATCGTACTGGTGGATGCCCGGCACGGCTTGCTGGAGCAATCCCGCCGGCACGCCTTCCTGGCGTCGCTGCTGGGCATCCGCCACCTGGTGCTCGCGGTCAACAAGATGGACTTGCTTGGCTGGGACCAAGAGAAATTCGACGCGATTCGAGACGAATTCCACGCCTTCGCGGCCCGCCTCGACGTGCAGGACGTCACCTCCATCCCAATCTCCGCGCTGCACGGCGACAACGTGGTGACCAAATCCGACCAGACGCCCTGGTACGAGGGACCGTCGCTGCTGTCGCATCTCGAAGACGTCTACATCGCCGGTGACCGCAACATGGTCGACGTGCGATTCCCGGTCCAGTACGTCATCCGGCCGCACACCCTCGAGCATCAAGACCACCGCAGCTACGCGGGCACCGTGGCCAGTGGGGTAATGCGTTCAGGCGACGAAGTTGTCGTGCTGCCGATCGGTAAGACCACCCGGATCACCGCGATCGACGGCCCGAACGGCCCGGTGGCAGAAGCGTTTCCGCCGATGGCGGTTTCGGTGCGGCTCGCCGACGACATCGATATCTCGCGTGGTGACATGATCGCTCGCACCCACAACCAGCCCAGGATCACACAAGAATTCGACGCGACCGTGTGCTGGATGGCCGACAACGCGGTGCTAGAGCCCGGCCGCGACTACGTTGTCAAGCACACCACCCGAACCGTCCGCGCGAGGATAGCCGGGCTGGATTACCGGCTCGATGTCAACACCCTGCATCGCGACAAGACCGCAACGGCGTTGAAACTCAACGAACTGGGCCGTGTTTCGCTGCGCACCCAGGTGCCGTTGCTGCTTGACGAGTACACCCGCAACGCTAGCACCGGCTCGTTCATCCTCATTGACCCCGACACCAACGGAACGGTGGCGGCGGGCATGGTGTTACGCGACGTCTCGGCCCGCACGCCTAGCCCGAACACGGTGCGGCACAGATCGCTCGTCACTGCGCAAGATCGGCCGCCCAGGGGCAAGACGGTGTGGTTTACCGGACTGTCCGGCTCCGGCAAGTCGTCGGTGGCCATGCTGGTTGAGCGGAAGCTACTCGAAAAGGGCATCTCCGCTTACGTTCTGGACGGCGACAACCTACGGCATGGCCTCAACGCCGACCTGGGCTTTTCCATGGCCGACCGCGCGGAGAACCTGCGCCGGCTGTCGCATGTGGCCACACTGCTCGCCGATTGTGGCCACCTGGTGCTGGTGCCCGCGATCAGCCCCCTTGCTGAGCACCGTGCCCTGGCTCGTAAAGTGCACGCTGATGCGGGAATCGACTTTTTCGAGGTGTTCTGTGACACCCCGCTGCAGGACTGTGAGAGGCGTGATCCCAAAGGGTTGTACGCCAAAGCGCGTGCGGGTGAGATCACGCACTTCACCGGGATCGACAGCCCATATCAGCGGCCCAAGAACCCAGACCTACGGCTTACGCCGGATCGCAGCATAGACGAGCAGGCGCAGGAGGTTATCGACCTGTTGGAGTCATCGTCTTAG
- a CDS encoding HTH-type transcriptional regulator, with protein MRMSAKAEYAVRAMVQLATAASGTVVKTDDLAAAQGIPPQFLVDILTNLRTDRLVRSHRGREGGYELARPGTEISIADVLRCIDGPLASVRDIGLGDLPYSGPTTALTDVWRALRASMRSVLEETTLADVAGGALPEHVAQLADDYRAQESTRHGASRHGD; from the coding sequence ATGCGGATGTCAGCTAAGGCGGAGTACGCGGTGCGGGCGATGGTCCAGCTCGCCACGGCCGCCAGTGGCACCGTGGTCAAGACCGACGATCTGGCTGCGGCCCAAGGCATACCACCGCAGTTTCTCGTCGATATCCTGACCAACCTGCGCACCGACCGCCTGGTGCGAAGCCACCGCGGTCGCGAGGGTGGTTATGAATTGGCGCGTCCGGGCACCGAGATCAGCATCGCCGACGTATTGCGCTGCATCGACGGACCGCTGGCTAGTGTCCGCGATATCGGACTTGGCGACCTGCCCTACTCGGGCCCCACTACCGCGCTGACCGACGTTTGGCGCGCGCTGCGCGCCAGTATGCGGTCGGTGCTGGAGGAGACCACGCTGGCTGACGTTGCCGGTGGCGCGCTGCCCGAGCACGTCGCCCAGCTCGCCGACGACTATCGCGCGCAGGAGAGCACGCGGCACGGCGCCTCGCGCCATGGTGACTAG